In a single window of the Nicotiana tomentosiformis chromosome 8, ASM39032v3, whole genome shotgun sequence genome:
- the LOC138897241 gene encoding uncharacterized protein produces the protein MAYRCPLSLIEARSSHHIFGEFCSGFLREARLLGTDLVRDALEKVKLIQDRLHITQSRQKIYIDRKVRDIAFMVGERVLLQVSPMKAVMRFRKKDKLSAKYICPFEILERVGELAYKLAFPPSLSAVHPMFHVSMLWKYYGDPSHVLIFSSVQLDKDLNYVEELMAILDRQIRKLRSKNIAS, from the exons ATGGCATACCGTTGTCCATTATCTctgatcgaggcacgcagttcacatcatatttttggagagttttgcagt gggttcttgagagaggctaggttgttgggcactgacttggttcgggatgccttggagaaagtcaaattgattcaggatcggcttcatataacgcagtctaggcagaagatctatattgatcggaaggttcgtgatatagCATTTATGGtaggagagagggttttgcttcaggtttcacccatgaaggctgtgatgaggttcaggaagaaagACAAGTTGAGCGCTAAGTATATTTGTCCTTTTGaaatccttgagagagttggtgagttGGCCTACAAACTTGCATTTCCACCCAGCCTATCGGCAGTTCACCcgatgttccatgtttccatgctctggaagtattatggtgatccatcacATGTTTTAattttcagctcagtccaattggacaaggatttgaattATGTTGAGGAACTGAtggccatcttggacaggcagatccgaaagttgaggtcaaagaacattgcttcatga